GTGAAACCTCTTTTCATCACTGAGCTCTCTAAAGTCTTTTGGACTTCTGTAATGATCCGTGATCGCTGACGGGGCCACACTCTAGTCGGTGAGAGATCTTTCGGTGTCTATGCCGTCATAACATTCATCTTAATCGTCTTTTGTCAGCTTTcgtccctctctctctctctctcttttttcatttctttctaaGACGAACACAATGGACCAGAGATCTCCGGGTAAAGCGGTTGCGCCGGGCATGTCCTTCAACCTTATCTAATCTAACCTAGTTAAACTTACCGCCACGAGTGCTATTaatgtatccaaatttgaatcgcGTTTTTTTGCCATATCCAATTCTGCATTGAGTTGCTCAGCATCTTTTAGGAAATCATTAAATGCTGATGACATGGCCAATGAGGAGGCACTATGTGAAAGTTCATATTCTACAAGAATTTATACCAATTAGTATAGATGGCTTTAATGCATGATATGGTATAACTCACCAATTTTTTGTAACAAATATATGGTAGGTTGTAATTGCTTTTTATAATTCATTTTCCAAACCTTAAAACAGTCATCACTATGCAGTAAACATGAAAGGCAGCCATTAGTTTCGATGTCACTCTTTGTGGGACTTTCGATTTCTCGAAGAAGTGTTTGGAAGAGATATGTATGTTTGGTTGAATTAACgataaatttttgctaaatcaaacaaaaaccaataaaatatttttcaatcagTTTTAGTTCATGTGTTCAATCATCTTACCAAAAACAGTTCAGAGCTTCTAGTCAAAGCCTGTTGACAGTCTCTGGGAACGCCATTGTAATTGGCTTTAAGAGCATtataaacttcaaaaaatttgttttgattcAATTGtaatctgtaaaaaaaaaacaaatgagtaTATAATCAAATATTCGAAAACCTGTTGAATCTTACGTTTGATCGCTGgccacatttaaaattttttctatatattcCGATACATAACGGCAATAGCTCTTCATTTCCAAATTGGGTAACATTAAATCATGCCACACTATAGTAATAATAAACAATAACAAGAAGCTTGTGATATATACCATTTACCATTTATAGTTTACCATTTATTCCCACCATAAGATTTTCATATCCTCCTTGACCTACAGCCCATAGAATACTTAAGCAAATATTGCTTCGATTCTGGTACGAGTTTCGCAGCATGGCGGTACTAGCCATACATGATGCACAAATTTGAGGCCAGTTCCGCGCAATAAGTTGTAACATAAACTTTAAATTGAAGAAATGAGTTAATATTGGAATCTAAAATTGCTCCAAAATCCTATGCATTTGaaggtattttttttatactagGCTAAAATATGAGTTATTATAGGAGAGAAATAATgttgtttaataaaattttcatatatctcATCTCATATCTCAGGATAAAGCAATTCTTACATCTTTAAACAATATGACGACTATAAGTCTCCATTAATCTTACCTTATACCCTACAACAGGTAAGTTGTTATTTAAATCAGTGCACATACTTTCTAAAAGAGTATTGTGGAAGAAGTACTTTAGGTTTGTTTCACCCTCCCAGGAAAGAAACTCCAGAATGGCTTGTTTAAGAGCAGGAGATGCCAATACCCCAGGGTAGGTATTTGATCTTCCTGAAAATGTTGGATCACATTCAAATTGAAGTCTGGAATTAAGATAGCttgcaacctaaaaataaaacaaaaggttATAAATTAATATACTTTCGTTGGAAATTCGAACTTCAGAATTTCCGGCGCTTGTGCCATACCGCCTTCAACCAAGAGAGCTTTGACCCAGGATACAACAATTGTATATGTTCTAATTGTGTTTGAAATTCATTGGGCGTAATCGCTTTAAACGCTTGGTCCAAATTTTTGGGTTTTGGTGGTGACTTAAACACCTGTTCCTGCTTTgcctttttattttcattttgatgtgattcttttgtttgtttcattgaAGTTCTCTTCGGAGTGGAAGACTTTGACTTATTGGAACTGGTATTAGACTTAGAAGGCGATATATCTTTACCGCCAGCTATTCCACGCCCACTCAACAATTGCCTTATCTGATGTGATGGCACTAAGAGAAATAGTTTAACCTTATTAATGTTATGTTCTAAGTGTACATTCAAAcattcatacaaatttcattcaattttggCTGCAAGGCTTCTTCCCTTTTCTTTTCCTTGTGGGCAACAACTTTCTTCTCgagatttttgtattttttcgattttgtcaCTGTTTCCCATTGGTTATTATTTGACATTTTGAAGTTTTTGAGAAGCTTGGAGCTTagaagaaattaaattaaatggaatgTACAATTTGCTTCCGACCGGTATGAGTGCAAGTGCAACAAAGTAAACGTCAAATCAAATTTAGGATTTAGTCGATTTTCGACTTATCGATAATAAGATTTTTTGAGGATAGAAAACTCGAGTTATCGACCGTTCTGTAAATTACCTATTACATGACATATCATGAAGCGTGGTCATTGAAATAGttgctgttttatttagtattaTAGCTGGGTATAGACCTCTAGCtaaattttcggttgcagccgCAGACAATTGATATCCTCATGGTGCAATTAAGAAACTACATTGATTGACAAATGCCGTAAATGCAAATATCAAAGTGGTTTTTGAAAAAAGACATGGTACGATTAAGAGCGTTAttagcacaaaaacaaaaatctacccccaaggAAACTACCATGGTACAAGAAGGTAGGGTCATTTCCCCAACAGCGACATATTTCTGTGCAACCCTGGTGAGTTGTTTACAACTCGTAATGTCAAATGCCGGCTGGGCAGCAGCATGTCTGCCGAGGTTAGAAGAAGAATAaagtttaataatttttctgaCCCAGACAAATTCATAAGTTATTGTTTTGATCACCCACCAATGAGGGCCAAATTTAATGTTGAGTGAAAAACGTATACCAGCATTTCCTTTCATAAACGAGACACCAAATCAAGAAATAGGAGTCAAATCAAATATGGAAACAATAAAATACGCTTGTAAAAATTGTGATGGTGAAAATATAAAATCTTCCAAGCAGATGATTTATTGTTGCCAAGAAAAAAACCACAAAGAACTGTTAAACGACCATGCATTTTTCCTGTTTTCAATTTCtcgaaacttttttaatttgcttAAACCAAACCTGAATAAAAAATACAACCAACGGTCAGTATTTCGTTTTCcaagtattttgttttcatgtaaacaacatacatacacatgAAAGCACTCACATCAATGTTTACAGAAATTGTAATTTGTTtaagaaatttgtcaaattaaaaaaattgtactcagctgttcgcatgaccatACGAACCATGGAAACTACCTTGTGTGACAAATGgcgtaaataaacaaatatattcgttcaattaatttgttagttatttattttagtgatagtattatattatattttaatatCGATTTTTGTATTATAAAAACCTGAAAATGTTCCAATCTATCAATGTAAAGCCCGGGTGGGCGatgtttgattaaaaaaaaaattaatgaatatatataaactttgttttacaacctaaggctctattacacggcatgtagttgtcttatgacatgtcaaatttagcacatgtttaGTTGTAcgtgtcgtgtgatacaaacgaaactaacatatgaaaataacttttcaaaatagcacatgtaattgTTTCAGCTCTCCTAGGCATaggccaggattcactaatagaaggttaggtcacatgcaggattcactgaataaggttaagccaagcgatcagccgatatactttttttttaatatttggcagtacttggcattgaggatgtcaacttgttctctttttacattcattctttgtttacgttttctcctatatgatgacattttcaatcgtcagatttgacatccttaatgatgtttatggggcctatccactttgtgtttttgcatgtgacccaggattcactgaataaggttaagccaagcgatcagccgatatacttttttttaatatttggcaatacttggcattgaggatgtcaacttgttctctttttacattcattctttgtttacgttttctcctatatgatgacattttcaatcgtcagatttgacatccttaatgatgtttatggggcctatccactttgtgttttgcatgtgacctaaccttctattagtgaatcctgcatgtgacctaaccttctattagtgaatcctgggtcacatgtaaaaacataaagtggataggccccataaacatcattaaggatgtcaaatctgacgattgaaaatgtcatcatataggagaaaacgttaacaaagaatgaatgtaaaaagagaacaagttgacatcctcaatgccaagtactgtcaaatattaaaaaaaacgtatatcggctgatcgcttggcttaaccttattcagtgaatcctgggcataggcggagcgatgaggaccacgcccactagggcaccggagactattctacatatccgacccattgacatacagattaagtgtgaggcagccactgaggctatgagacttaaggcggtgggagaatggattgaggatggagcaactcataccatcgcggtataatcgaaggaaggtaagaggtttccgatcggatacctgagaaaaactttgaggtcgaatgcgaggcactgctgccaacggcacagtctaGGGTTGACAgaatcctagtattgtcatctggaagatcatgttacacggattggATCGAAgctagagtgggcctgggggtctacattgagaacctagggactgatatctgttttagactacatgaccataatacggccctgcaggcggagatccgggcgattgcggagtccgagttaagagcgtgggcgacgaatgcacatgcatccttttggaacaacgaaacggtcggcaggccaaatcggtccatgttttgataaagctgccatataaaccgatcttgggtcttgacttcttgttgcacgtagtgttttggtatcactttcaacaactacgctaagtatggtttacatcggtccatgttttgatatagctgctatataaaccgatcttgggtattgacttcatgagcctctagagagtgcaaatctcgtccgaatttttgcacattgtgtttggacaactgcgctaagtatgattcaagtcggtttataatttggtatagctgtcatataaaccgatcttggatcttgacttcttgattcaatacagcacgcaattctcatccaatttggctgaaattttgcatgcgatgttttgttatgacttccaataactgtgtaagtatggcgaaaatcggtatgcaaatgcaaattttgcccatgaacattccactaaggaacaggggcaaacttctcacatatcaatgagtgcagtccgattcaagttttaagctcaatgataaggggcctcctttttatagctgagtccgaacggcgtgccacagtgcgacacctctttcgagagaagttttacatggcatagtacctcacaaatgttgccagcattaggaggggaaaaccaccgttgaatattttttctgatggtctcgccaggattcgaacccaggcgttcagcgtcataggcggacatgctaacctctgcgctacggtggcctccgtaaatcggtatagaacctgatatagctgccgtataaaccgatctgggatcttgacttcttgagcctctagagggcgtctAATATAGTcgtaatcgatcaatagcttgatacagctcccatatgaaactatttcccgatttttgcttcttgagcccctacaaggcgcaaactgaaatattacacaatgacttcaacaatgttcagcattcatttatggtccgaatcggactataacttgttttcgattagagcgtgcttTATTCCTTCTAACAAAAACAttaagaaatcagctgtttttgttgtcagtcgaataaAAGCAAgctcaaattaaattgttttcagaaatttatgatttaacaaactttctcacaactttactAATTATTACCCATAAAAAATCAGATTGTGCTTTAATGTTTAGGTTAAGATTAATTTTATtgcgaaaataacatacaggtgtaatagcaaaaattaacaattttgacaaacattttcaattacatgtgaacacatatatatattatattcttcaaatgtgttttatatttgtattttcatcattataacactgttttgcaAGGCGGATTaaataaggtggtctcacgcgagcagctgttaacagtcggccaggtttgacagtattaagatgtcagatttttgtttcgattctctttgttgttaccatgtttctcgcatattctctgcttatGTATGCACACAagcaaacaaatttctttacCTGTGTTAGCAAAATGTCAATTAGCTTGATGGTAAGATGgcgaattgcaccatatgatttgtggttgttgtacaaatgcgaccacctttaattgtttcgccatgactgTTTTGTTATGGAATGACTGGATATCAAGGCAAATTTAAGCCTTGATATCAACCGGTATGCAGATTTAAATACTTCGGATCACAAAAGGCGTATTCTTTACCAGATTCGGTCAAAATTGGGTACAGAGAGTCATAAGGGACCATTTTCATATATAAtgcccatggcgaaacaattaaatgtggttgttgtacaacaaCCAAAAATTACGTGGCGctatccgccatcttgtcatcaagctgatcgacgttttgccaacacacaaagaaatttgcgtTAAAAGGTTTGTGATTAAAAGcgtataatttaaaaaattacacaTGTGAAAAATCTGAACAAACAATTTGACATAAGAGTGTGTTTGAATACAACTCTGaatttgcaatattttattGGCTGGGCAAGTCACTTAACCTTCTTTAGTAAacaccatggcgaaacaattaaaggtggtctcaattgtacaacaaccacaaatcatacggTACAATACGCCATGTTGTCATCAAACTGATcgccgttttgccaacacactaaATGaaatatgtgtgcgtgtgtgtatacgtgtgcgtacatgagcagagaatatgcaagaagataacaacaaagagaatgcaaacaaaaatctgtcatcttaataccgtcaaacttggTCGGCTAACAGCCGTTAACAGCCATTCGCGTGGGCCCAtcttttaaatccgccttgataaTTGTCAGGATCCACCGAAAAAGATTAAGCCAAGCGATTAGccgacaaacaatttttttttattttttgccagtacttggcattggggatgtcaacttgttctctttttacattcattcttctTTATTCAGCATTCATCCTTAATGATACTGCTAGGGCCTATACACGTTGTCTTCGCATGTGACCAAACcttattagtgaatcctggataATTGCCTTAAATACAGGTCTCCTGATTCAAtttctttttatcttttttacCCTATATATACTCCAAATTTGAAGTAACTTGGACATAGCTTCCATG
The Stomoxys calcitrans chromosome 3, idStoCalc2.1, whole genome shotgun sequence genome window above contains:
- the LOC106094080 gene encoding transmembrane protein 214, with the translated sequence MSNNNQWETVTKSKKYKNLEKKVVAHKEKKREEALQPKLNEILPSHQIRQLLSGRGIAGGKDISPSKSNTSSNKSKSSTPKRTSMKQTKESHQNENKKAKQEQVFKSPPKPKNLDQAFKAITPNEFQTQLEHIQLLYPGSKLSWLKAVASYLNSRLQFECDPTFSGRSNTYPGVLASPALKQAILEFLSWEGETNLKYFFHNTLLESMCTDLNNNLPVVGYKFMLQLIARNWPQICASCMASTAMLRNSYQNRSNICLSILWAVGQGGYENLMVGINVWHDLMLPNLEMKSYCRYVSEYIEKILNVASDQTLQLNQNKFFEVYNALKANYNGVPRDCQQALTRSSELFLQKFIVNSTKHTYLFQTLLREIESPTKSDIETNGCLSCLLHSDDCFKVWKMNYKKQLQPTIYLLQKIEYELSHSASSLAMSSAFNDFLKDAEQLNAELDMAKKRDSNLDTLIALVANVQEKSAQQKKKQQAAEKKKGCGCCKWTLGSLLLIALIAGALYYDTEINGKGVFAKSATGKVLQNAGLLPHVEKAWYTTMSNAARGYKWAEKTLPPYTTPFCKLACDVTKLLRNAACNAYTVTKEVISAKMPVAAQFLEQYVPGLPKKIEDTAGTVKTASVDIFDKLVSFFKTQVLVGRFSPENLCKALNQTQNLALEYYNQFHKKVDAYAKLK